In the genome of Pyramidobacter piscolens W5455, the window GCCATGTGGCTTCTGCCCCGTCGCTTCCGGAACCTGCGGTACCGCGTCGGCGACGGGTGTGTTCAGCGCCGCGCAGACTTTCCGGGCAATGCCTGCCGGTCCAATCGCGCCGGAACCGATCGCCGCCAGCACGTCTTCGGCGTTATTACAGTTCACGTCGTGAGCGATGCGGCTGATGCAGGGCATGACTTCGTCCACGGGCTTGAAATTCTCGCCGAGGCGCGTCTTCAGCTCGCGCTCCAACAGCTCACGGCCGCGCTGGATGTTCTCGTTTTTTTCCTGCGAATCGAGGCGTTTGAAATAGCTGCGGATGCGGCTTTTCGCCTTGCTGCTCTTGACGAAATTGGCCCAGTCTCGCGAGGGTTTTCCCTGCGGCGAGGTCATGATCTTGACGATGTCGCCGTTGTGCAGCACGTAATCGGCGGCGACGATGCGGTTGTTGACCATGGCGCCGACGTACTGCTCGCCGATGCGGCTGTGCACGGCATAAGCGAAATCCACGGGGCAGCTGCCGCGGGGCAGGCTCTTGACGTCGCCTTCGGGCGTGAAGACGAATACGTCCGAGGTCAGCACGTCGTCGCGCAGGCGCTCCATAAACTCCTGACTGTTGGTCTCCGGCCCGTTCTCGAGCGTCTTGCGGATCCATTCGAGCTTCTGGTCCAGCTCGTCGATATGTCCCTGTCCTTCCTTGTACCGCCAGTGAGCGGCGACGCCGTACTCGGCCAGCCAGTGCATCTCCCAGGTACGGATCTGCACTTCCAGCGGTTCGCCCTGCGGCCCCATGACCGTCGTATGAAGGGAGCGGTACATGTTGTTCTTGGGGTTGGCGATGTAATCGTCGAACTGCCCGGGGATGGGCTTCCACAGCGTGTGGACGATGCCGAGGACGGTGTAGCAGGTCGTCACGTCATTCACGATCACGCGCAGGGCCAGGAGGTCGTAAAGTTGTTCCACCGACAATTTCTTGCGGTTCATCTTCTCGAAGATGCTGTAAAAATGTTTGGCCCGACCCTTGATGTGAGCTTCGATGCCTATGGACCTGAGCCGTTCGCCCAAAACTTCCATGGCCTGGTTGACGATGGCCTCGCGCTCCGGCAGGCGCTTTTTCACGCGCCGCTTGATGTCGTAATACATGGTCGGATCATAATACTTGAAGGCAAGATCCTCGAGCGTGCGCTTGACCTGATAGATGCCAAGCCGGTGCGCCAGCGGCGCATAGATCTCCAGCGTTTCCTTGGCGATGCGCTGCTGCTTGTCGCGGCGTAGGGCGCCGAGGCTGCGCATGTTGTGCGTGCGGTCAGCCAGCTTGATGAGGACGACGCGGATGTCCTTGGCCATGACAAGAAACATCTTGCGCAGGTTTTCCGCCTGATAATCCTCGAACGTCTTGAACGGCAGCTTGCCCAGTTTGGTGACGCCGTCCACGAGCATTTCCACGGTCGCTCCAAAACGGTTTTTCATCTCGTCGGCGGTCACGGGCGTGTCTTCAAGCACGTCGTGCAGCAGGCCGGCCTGCAGCGTTGGCAGATCCATGCGCATGTCGGCGAGGATGGACGTGACGTAAACGGGATGAATGACGTAAGGCTCGCCGGAGGCGCGCATCTGATCGCCGTGTGCCTGCGCGGCAAACACCAGCGCCTCGCCAAGCTGTTTGAGGTCGTCATGCGACAGGTAGCGCGACGCCTTGCCCCATAGCTCCTTCCAGGCGAAGCTGACGGTCACCGAGCGCTGCGGTGCCGGCAGGCGCCCCATGTAGCTGTCGCGCAGCATATTCAACTCTTTTT includes:
- a CDS encoding RelA/SpoT family protein, producing the protein MALTEDTVAAAAARDRKKNTEELGAPVAQGTAETPRHPETETFKFAVSRVNPSIPDGEGAGVVPARDDAGAALKKELNMLRDSYMGRLPAPQRSVTVSFAWKELWGKASRYLSHDDLKQLGEALVFAAQAHGDQMRASGEPYVIHPVYVTSILADMRMDLPTLQAGLLHDVLEDTPVTADEMKNRFGATVEMLVDGVTKLGKLPFKTFEDYQAENLRKMFLVMAKDIRVVLIKLADRTHNMRSLGALRRDKQQRIAKETLEIYAPLAHRLGIYQVKRTLEDLAFKYYDPTMYYDIKRRVKKRLPEREAIVNQAMEVLGERLRSIGIEAHIKGRAKHFYSIFEKMNRKKLSVEQLYDLLALRVIVNDVTTCYTVLGIVHTLWKPIPGQFDDYIANPKNNMYRSLHTTVMGPQGEPLEVQIRTWEMHWLAEYGVAAHWRYKEGQGHIDELDQKLEWIRKTLENGPETNSQEFMERLRDDVLTSDVFVFTPEGDVKSLPRGSCPVDFAYAVHSRIGEQYVGAMVNNRIVAADYVLHNGDIVKIMTSPQGKPSRDWANFVKSSKAKSRIRSYFKRLDSQEKNENIQRGRELLERELKTRLGENFKPVDEVMPCISRIAHDVNCNNAEDVLAAIGSGAIGPAGIARKVCAALNTPVADAVPQVPEATGQKPHGFAQKGADVIVEGASGIVVTLAHCCQPVPGDAIVGFSTKVRGIMVHRENCPRIEKAAPDRLIPVSWGNTDKKKYDARIVIDALDRPGLFGDIAQVCGNGGINITSVMASQMGSGNSRMKMDIAVQDLEQLYSIIARVNGIRDVINVYRG